A stretch of Faecalibacterium duncaniae DNA encodes these proteins:
- a CDS encoding putative ABC transporter permease — MNLNFYTLCVIYLVYSFLGWVGETVVATAKGRRFTNRGVASGPFCFVYGTAGVLITIGLNDQRTSLAALFFGSMIYATVVEWLTAKLLERIHHRRWWDYSDKKFNLDGYVCLQYSLLWGLLGMAAVRWGNDLLFRLCAHLPPLLFHAVVWVGMALAVLDQISAMVVVSRYANRHPRLEQLNRELGRGSERLRQKITASVEKRIQRAYPAAARPEPTTSAEKQLSLADLLWLFVIGAFLGDVVETIFCRITAGVWMSRSSLVWGPFSVVWGLALVLAAILLRGGEQKSESRIFWFGVILGGAYEYVCSAVTELLFGTVFWDYSGFKFNLGGRINLLYCFFWGIAAVTWIRYGYPLVAKGMKAVKRRIRPWMTALLAVFMAVNLVTSALALARYDARTSGAAPANAVDVLLDEHFDNARMERIYPNAKKVEKAG; from the coding sequence ATGAACCTGAATTTCTATACTCTTTGTGTAATTTATCTGGTATATTCCTTTTTGGGCTGGGTAGGCGAGACCGTTGTTGCAACCGCAAAGGGCCGCCGGTTCACCAACCGCGGCGTGGCCTCCGGCCCCTTCTGCTTTGTGTACGGCACGGCAGGGGTGCTCATCACCATCGGCCTGAACGACCAGCGCACCAGCCTGGCGGCACTGTTCTTCGGCAGCATGATCTATGCCACGGTGGTGGAGTGGCTGACCGCCAAACTGCTGGAACGGATCCACCACCGCCGCTGGTGGGACTACTCCGATAAAAAGTTCAATCTGGACGGCTATGTCTGCCTGCAATACTCCCTGCTGTGGGGTCTGCTGGGCATGGCGGCAGTCCGCTGGGGCAACGACCTGCTGTTCCGGCTCTGCGCCCACCTGCCGCCGCTGCTGTTCCACGCTGTGGTGTGGGTCGGCATGGCGCTGGCCGTCCTTGACCAGATCTCTGCCATGGTGGTGGTCAGCCGGTATGCGAACCGCCACCCACGGCTCGAGCAGCTGAATCGGGAGCTGGGCAGGGGCTCGGAGAGGCTGCGGCAGAAAATTACCGCCAGCGTGGAAAAGCGGATCCAGCGGGCGTACCCTGCTGCGGCTCGTCCGGAGCCTACCACCAGTGCCGAAAAGCAGCTCTCCCTTGCCGACCTGCTCTGGCTCTTTGTCATCGGGGCTTTCCTCGGAGATGTGGTGGAGACCATCTTCTGCCGCATCACCGCCGGAGTCTGGATGAGCCGTTCCAGCCTGGTCTGGGGCCCGTTCAGCGTGGTATGGGGGCTGGCGCTGGTGCTGGCCGCCATCCTGCTGCGGGGCGGCGAACAGAAGAGCGAGAGCCGCATCTTCTGGTTCGGTGTGATCCTGGGCGGTGCGTATGAGTATGTGTGCAGCGCCGTGACAGAGCTGCTGTTTGGCACCGTGTTCTGGGATTACAGCGGCTTCAAGTTCAATCTGGGCGGGCGCATCAACCTGCTGTACTGCTTCTTCTGGGGCATTGCGGCCGTGACCTGGATCCGCTATGGCTACCCACTGGTGGCAAAGGGGATGAAGGCGGTCAAGCGCAGGATCCGCCCCTGGATGACCGCTCTGCTGGCTGTGTTCATGGCTGTGAACCTTGTGACCAGTGCGTTGGCGCTGGCCCGCTACGATGCCCGCACCAGCGGCGCGGCTCCGGCCAATGCGGTGGATGTGCTGCTGGATGAGCATTTTGACAATGCCCGGATGGAGCGCATCTACCCCAACGCCAAAAAGGTGGAGAAGGCTGGGTAA
- a CDS encoding calcium/sodium antiporter, whose protein sequence is MLIPVLLFIVGLLCLIKGGDWFVDGATGIARRFKVPELLIGATVVSIGTTLPEVMVSTTSAMTGHGEIAYGNAIGSVICNAALIAAITIAVRPGKVDPKSLRVPVLFFFVAAALYAGVAYTTGYFSRPIGIVLLAMFVAYMVCNVLAMKNAPAPEEDEDEPEKEMSFAKEIGLLILGAALIAVGANLLVDNGTLIAQALGVPESVIALTFVALGTSLPELVTAITSLAKGHGSLSLGNVIGANVFNLVLVSGMSITVSPFSIPQNSTIMGINSSLVMDLPVMFAVMLLLTVPALLKGRLSRWQGVLLLCIYAAFCAVQFAM, encoded by the coding sequence ATGCTGATCCCTGTATTATTGTTTATCGTGGGCCTGCTCTGCCTCATCAAGGGCGGCGACTGGTTCGTGGACGGTGCAACCGGCATCGCCCGCCGCTTCAAGGTGCCGGAGCTGCTCATCGGTGCCACGGTGGTGTCCATCGGCACCACCCTGCCTGAGGTCATGGTCTCCACCACCTCGGCCATGACCGGCCACGGCGAGATCGCCTATGGCAACGCCATTGGCTCGGTCATCTGCAACGCGGCCCTGATCGCGGCCATCACCATTGCGGTCCGCCCGGGCAAGGTGGACCCCAAGAGCCTGCGGGTGCCGGTGCTGTTCTTCTTTGTGGCAGCGGCCCTGTATGCGGGCGTGGCCTACACCACCGGCTACTTCAGCCGCCCCATCGGCATTGTGCTGCTGGCAATGTTCGTGGCCTACATGGTCTGCAATGTGCTGGCTATGAAAAACGCCCCCGCCCCGGAAGAAGATGAGGACGAGCCGGAAAAGGAAATGTCCTTTGCCAAGGAGATCGGCCTGCTCATCCTCGGCGCAGCCCTGATCGCTGTGGGCGCAAACCTGCTGGTGGACAACGGCACCCTGATCGCGCAGGCGCTGGGCGTGCCGGAATCCGTCATCGCCCTGACCTTTGTGGCGCTGGGCACCTCTCTGCCTGAGCTGGTCACGGCGATCACCTCGCTGGCAAAGGGTCACGGCTCCCTCTCGCTGGGCAATGTCATTGGTGCCAACGTGTTCAATCTGGTGCTGGTCAGCGGCATGTCCATCACGGTGTCGCCTTTCAGCATCCCGCAGAACTCCACCATCATGGGCATCAATTCCTCTCTGGTCATGGATCTGCCCGTGATGTTCGCGGTCATGCTCCTCCTGACCGTGCCCGCTCTGCTCAAGGGCAGGCTCTCCCGCTGGCAGGGCGTGCTGCTGCTCTGCATCTATGCAGCCTTCTGCGCCGTCCAGTTTGCAATGTAA
- a CDS encoding response regulator transcription factor: MAEQTILIAEDDPDIRDGVRILLSGEGYHIIEAENGTRALEVFRPEVDLVILDIMMPGMSGLRVCEELRKLSTVPILFLTAKSQESDKLLGLTAGGDDYLPKPFSFAELSARVKALLRRYCVYQGKGQAPARAENLTLCSHGVKLALDCNRVWVDGEEIDLTETEYKILRLLMQSPQRIFPVQVIYEDVWQEPYFYTSNGTVMVHIRNLRMKIEKDPQNPARLQTMWGKGYRFVPGEEKDHA; the protein is encoded by the coding sequence ATGGCAGAGCAGACCATTCTGATCGCGGAGGACGATCCGGATATCCGGGACGGCGTGCGCATCTTGCTTTCCGGCGAGGGATACCATATCATCGAAGCCGAAAACGGCACCCGGGCACTGGAGGTGTTCCGCCCGGAGGTCGATCTGGTGATCCTGGATATTATGATGCCGGGCATGAGCGGCCTGCGCGTCTGCGAGGAGCTGCGCAAGCTCTCCACAGTGCCGATCCTGTTCCTCACGGCAAAATCACAGGAGTCCGATAAGCTGCTGGGCCTGACCGCGGGCGGGGACGATTACCTGCCCAAGCCCTTTTCCTTTGCGGAGCTCAGCGCCCGGGTCAAGGCATTGCTGCGGCGGTACTGCGTCTATCAGGGCAAGGGGCAGGCCCCGGCCCGGGCCGAAAACCTGACCCTGTGCAGCCACGGCGTGAAGCTGGCGCTGGACTGCAACCGCGTCTGGGTGGACGGGGAGGAGATCGACCTGACCGAGACGGAGTACAAGATCCTGCGGCTGCTCATGCAGAGCCCCCAGCGCATCTTCCCGGTGCAGGTGATTTACGAGGATGTGTGGCAGGAACCTTATTTCTACACCTCCAACGGCACCGTGATGGTACATATCCGCAATCTGCGGATGAAGATCGAAAAAGACCCGCAGAACCCCGCCCGTCTGCAGACCATGTGGGGGAAAGGGTACCGCTTTGTGCCCGGGGAGGAGAAGGATCATGCGTAA
- a CDS encoding histidine kinase dimerization/phospho-acceptor domain-containing protein, producing MRKKLGLSGKLVLMILFSALASAVFLVGMQVVLNKALWLYFDQPETQQKAVEKQVQELQSYIDRRGLSSRDIDKLDDWSVRNGSTMFIIYDRSRMLYSSYPLVAPVYEGRENVTETVPAERWLPMYSLTFSDKEATAMFYYNGVDAYYGKGCEILLLVSFALFPLFFFLSSRKIIRYILLLSGEIQAMEGGDLDHAITIQGDDELALLATSLDGLRLTLRQQQAEEAQAAAKVKSLITEMSHDLRTPLTTLLLYTEILRHHKYETEAQQDEYLAKIDGKARQIKQLSDNLFEYALVTRDTVVQLDAPARFSQIFEEPLAEMVEMLQQRGFACALELGSEDVLLTVRAQYIRRILDNIGSNLIKYADPARPIEVRFLRQEGRAGLVLRNHVLPAPPAVESTKVGLTSIETMMDKMHADCKIEQENEQFTMTLLFPVE from the coding sequence ATGCGTAAAAAGCTGGGGCTTTCCGGCAAGCTGGTGTTGATGATCCTGTTCTCAGCACTGGCAAGTGCTGTATTTCTGGTGGGAATGCAGGTCGTGCTGAACAAAGCCCTGTGGCTTTATTTTGACCAGCCGGAAACCCAGCAGAAGGCTGTGGAAAAGCAGGTGCAGGAGCTGCAGAGCTATATCGACCGGCGCGGTCTTTCCAGCCGGGATATCGACAAGTTGGACGACTGGTCTGTGCGGAACGGCAGCACGATGTTCATCATCTACGACCGCTCCCGGATGCTCTATTCCTCCTATCCGCTGGTCGCTCCGGTCTACGAGGGGCGGGAAAATGTGACGGAAACGGTTCCGGCCGAGCGCTGGCTCCCGATGTACTCGCTCACCTTTTCGGACAAAGAGGCCACAGCCATGTTCTATTACAACGGCGTGGATGCCTATTACGGCAAGGGGTGCGAGATCCTGCTGCTTGTCAGCTTTGCCCTTTTTCCGCTGTTTTTCTTCCTGAGCAGCCGGAAAATCATCCGTTATATCCTCCTGCTCAGCGGGGAGATCCAGGCCATGGAGGGCGGCGACCTTGACCACGCCATCACGATCCAGGGAGACGATGAGCTGGCCCTGCTGGCCACCAGTCTGGATGGTCTGCGTCTGACCCTGCGCCAGCAGCAGGCCGAGGAGGCTCAGGCTGCCGCCAAGGTCAAGAGTCTGATCACTGAGATGTCCCACGACCTGCGCACCCCGCTGACCACCCTGCTGCTCTATACCGAGATCCTGCGTCACCACAAATACGAGACCGAGGCCCAGCAGGATGAATATCTGGCAAAGATCGACGGTAAGGCCCGGCAGATCAAGCAGCTGTCCGACAATCTGTTCGAGTACGCGCTGGTCACCCGGGACACCGTGGTGCAGCTGGATGCCCCGGCCCGCTTCTCCCAGATCTTTGAGGAGCCGCTGGCCGAGATGGTGGAGATGCTGCAGCAGCGCGGCTTTGCCTGTGCGCTGGAGCTGGGCAGCGAGGATGTGCTCCTGACCGTGCGGGCGCAGTATATCCGACGCATTCTGGATAACATCGGCTCCAACCTGATCAAGTACGCCGACCCGGCCCGGCCCATCGAGGTGCGGTTCCTGCGGCAGGAGGGAAGGGCGGGCCTTGTGCTCCGCAACCATGTCCTGCCTGCGCCCCCGGCGGTGGAAAGCACCAAGGTGGGGCTGACCAGCATCGAGACCATGATGGATAAGATGCACGCAGACTGCAAGATCGAACAGGAGAATGAGCAGTTCACCATGACGCTGCTGTTCCCGGTAGAATAA
- a CDS encoding HlyD family efflux transporter periplasmic adaptor subunit, with protein sequence MLRKKKQTPQEQSDQEFNLALEVPAEQRPKGWRPFVRRNWKRIAAAACAAAVAGAFLLPGNGAKPAGVDTEYLESAVERRNITNVFSGSGTIAAANTYTVNALVSGTVLTADFAVGDTIEEGTVLYTIDSSNAANSAEKAQLSLDQAQRNYEDAVDAQYIRSTIGGTLASYKVAVGDVVTAGQEVATVRDASTLLLTLEFPAADAANFTVGQAAQVTLDGTFEAVSGTVRSVSGADALSSGNLLVRTVTIAVNNTGSLTTAQAATASVNGVSALASAKFSYQNEQTITASTGGTVTALCVKEGSSVSADTALVRISGKELTKQVQNASDNLRSAQMSMEDTEDQLNNYTITSPISGTVISKEVKAGDTVSNTAGSTSLCTIYDLSYLQMTVNVDELEILSIKEGQSVTITADAISDRTFTGVVTSVSKAGTTVGGTTTYPVTIRIDDTGDLLPGMNATAEITTASTENALSIPNAAVVRGNYVLVTKDSPSAANADPSMTAPEGYVYVKVTTGTSDDDYIAVTSGLQEGDTVAYTASSTASVSADGQMEEMMVVGGPGQGGGGSGGPSGGAPGGGPQ encoded by the coding sequence ATGCTGCGAAAAAAGAAACAAACGCCGCAGGAACAGAGCGACCAGGAATTCAATCTGGCGCTGGAAGTGCCTGCAGAACAAAGACCGAAGGGCTGGAGACCTTTTGTAAGGCGCAACTGGAAGCGCATTGCCGCTGCCGCCTGCGCAGCCGCAGTGGCCGGTGCGTTCCTGCTGCCCGGGAATGGCGCAAAACCGGCAGGCGTAGATACCGAATATCTGGAAAGCGCGGTGGAGCGCCGGAATATCACCAATGTGTTCAGCGGCTCCGGCACCATTGCCGCCGCCAACACCTACACCGTCAATGCGCTGGTGTCCGGCACCGTGCTCACCGCCGATTTTGCGGTGGGGGACACCATTGAAGAGGGAACGGTGCTCTACACCATCGACAGCTCCAACGCCGCCAACAGCGCGGAAAAGGCCCAGCTCTCGCTGGATCAGGCCCAGCGCAATTACGAGGATGCCGTGGATGCCCAATACATCCGCAGCACCATCGGCGGCACGCTGGCCTCCTATAAGGTGGCGGTGGGCGATGTGGTCACCGCCGGGCAGGAGGTGGCCACTGTGCGGGATGCCTCCACCCTACTGCTGACGTTGGAATTCCCGGCGGCGGATGCGGCGAACTTTACCGTGGGGCAGGCCGCACAGGTCACGTTGGACGGCACCTTTGAGGCCGTCTCCGGCACCGTGCGCTCTGTCTCCGGTGCGGATGCCCTGAGCAGCGGGAACCTGCTGGTGCGCACCGTGACCATTGCGGTGAACAACACCGGCAGCCTGACCACCGCGCAGGCCGCAACGGCCAGCGTCAACGGGGTCAGCGCACTGGCATCGGCAAAATTCAGCTACCAGAACGAGCAGACCATCACCGCCTCCACCGGCGGCACCGTGACCGCCCTCTGCGTGAAAGAGGGCTCCTCTGTCAGCGCCGATACCGCGCTGGTCAGGATCTCCGGCAAGGAGCTGACCAAGCAGGTGCAGAACGCCTCCGATAACCTGCGCAGTGCCCAGATGTCCATGGAGGACACCGAGGATCAGCTGAACAACTATACCATCACCTCACCCATCAGCGGTACGGTCATCTCCAAGGAGGTCAAGGCGGGCGACACCGTGAGCAATACCGCGGGCAGCACCAGCCTGTGCACCATCTACGACCTGAGCTATCTGCAGATGACGGTGAATGTGGACGAACTGGAGATCCTCTCCATCAAGGAGGGGCAGAGTGTGACCATCACCGCGGATGCCATCTCTGACCGCACCTTTACCGGCGTGGTCACCAGCGTGTCCAAGGCGGGCACCACGGTAGGCGGCACCACCACCTATCCCGTCACCATCCGCATCGACGATACCGGCGACCTGCTGCCCGGCATGAACGCCACCGCCGAGATCACGACGGCCAGCACCGAGAACGCGCTTTCCATCCCCAATGCCGCTGTGGTGCGGGGCAATTATGTGCTGGTGACCAAGGATTCCCCCAGCGCTGCCAACGCCGACCCCAGCATGACCGCCCCGGAGGGCTATGTCTATGTCAAGGTGACCACCGGCACCAGCGATGATGATTACATCGCCGTAACAAGCGGCCTGCAGGAAGGCGACACCGTAGCCTACACCGCCAGCAGCACCGCCTCTGTCAGCGCTGACGGACAGATGGAGGAGATGATGGTGGTCGGCGGGCCCGGTCAGGGCGGCGGTGGAAGCGGCGGCCCGAGCGGCGGCGCACCGGGAGGTGGCCCGCAATGA
- a CDS encoding ABC transporter ATP-binding protein: MSALIEFEDVCKYYRMGDTTVKAADHISMKIEKGEFVAIVGQSGSGKSTCMNIIGCLDVPTAGSYRLNGREVGNMSGNEQAEVRNEMLGFIFQQYNLLPKLNLLENVEVPLIYAGVPRAERRRRAREALEQVGLGDKLKNKPSQLSGGQQQRVSIARALAGNPAVILADEPTGALDSHTGREVLGMLQQLHRQGNTVVLITHDNSIAVQAQRIIRLEDGRVVYDGDARAPEAIVQPTLNFEPAEQEGDA, translated from the coding sequence ATGAGCGCTCTGATCGAATTTGAGGATGTGTGCAAATATTACCGGATGGGTGACACCACGGTAAAAGCCGCCGACCACATCAGCATGAAAATTGAAAAGGGCGAGTTCGTGGCCATCGTGGGCCAGTCCGGCTCCGGTAAATCCACCTGTATGAACATCATCGGCTGCCTGGATGTGCCCACAGCGGGCAGCTACCGGCTCAATGGCCGGGAGGTGGGCAACATGTCCGGCAATGAGCAGGCTGAGGTGCGCAACGAGATGCTGGGCTTCATCTTCCAGCAGTATAACCTGCTGCCCAAATTGAATCTGCTGGAAAACGTGGAGGTGCCGCTGATCTATGCGGGCGTGCCCCGCGCCGAGCGCCGCCGCCGGGCCCGCGAGGCACTGGAGCAGGTGGGGCTGGGCGATAAGCTGAAAAACAAGCCCAGCCAGCTTTCCGGCGGTCAGCAGCAGCGCGTCTCCATTGCCCGGGCGCTGGCCGGGAATCCGGCGGTCATTCTGGCCGACGAGCCCACCGGCGCGCTGGACAGCCACACCGGCCGCGAGGTGCTGGGAATGCTGCAGCAGCTCCACCGGCAGGGCAACACCGTGGTGCTCATCACCCACGACAACTCTATTGCCGTGCAGGCCCAGCGCATCATCCGGCTGGAGGATGGCCGCGTGGTCTACGACGGCGATGCCCGGGCACCGGAGGCCATCGTTCAGCCGACATTGAACTTTGAACCGGCAGAACAGGAGGGGGACGCATGA